DNA sequence from the Acidobacteriota bacterium genome:
CGAGTGCAAAAAGACGAGCACGATGCGCGTCCCGCCGCGTGACGGCAAGGATTGTAATCGAAGGGACGAGCCGGGAGTACGTGATTCAGGCTGCCGATCTCCTCGGAGGATGATTTCCTTAGGGCGGCAAGGTCCGCAAGGACGAACTTACTGCCGCAACAACAGCCCGCTGAGCACCGCCTGCTGCTTGGTGACCAGCGACTCGATGCCGGCGCGCGCGTAGTCCATCATCTTCTTCAGCTGCGCGTCGTCGAAGGGATGCTGCTCCGCGGTCGCCTGGATCTCCACGATCTTCTTGCCCCCGGTCATCACCAGGTTCAGGTCCACGTCGGCGCGGGAATCTTCTTCATACGCGAGGTCGAGCAGCACCTCGCCCTCGACCACGCCCACGCTGGTGGCGGCGACGAAGTCGCGCACCGGGGCAGACGTCAGCGTGCCCGCCTCCACCAGTTTCTGCAGCGCCAGTCCCATGGCGATGAACGCGCCGGTGATGGACGCGGTGCGCGTGCCGCCATCCGCCTGGATCACGTCGCAATCGATCCATATGGTGCGCTCGCCGAGACGATCGAGGTCGGTCACGGCGCGCAGCGCGCGACCGATCAGGCGTTGGATCTCGTGCGTCCGGCCGCTGGCGCGTCCTTTCACCACCTCGCGCGGCGTGCGCGTGAGCGTGGCGCGCGGGATCATCGCGTACTCGCTGGTGATCCAGCCCTTGCCGCGGTTGCGCAGGAACGTAGGGACGGATTCTTCGATGGACGCGGTGCAGATCACGCGCGTGTTGCCGATCTCGATCAGCGCCGAACCTTCGGCAGTGGAGATGAAGTCGGGAACGATGTTCACCGGACGCATCTGGTCGGGCGCGCGTTTGTCAGAGCGATAGAACATGGCAGGCGATTGTAAATGGGTTACACAAATAATG
Encoded proteins:
- the rph gene encoding ribonuclease PH, producing MFYRSDKRAPDQMRPVNIVPDFISTAEGSALIEIGNTRVICTASIEESVPTFLRNRGKGWITSEYAMIPRATLTRTPREVVKGRASGRTHEIQRLIGRALRAVTDLDRLGERTIWIDCDVIQADGGTRTASITGAFIAMGLALQKLVEAGTLTSAPVRDFVAATSVGVVEGEVLLDLAYEEDSRADVDLNLVMTGGKKIVEIQATAEQHPFDDAQLKKMMDYARAGIESLVTKQQAVLSGLLLRQ